In Molothrus aeneus isolate 106 chromosome 3, BPBGC_Maene_1.0, whole genome shotgun sequence, a single genomic region encodes these proteins:
- the LOC136554922 gene encoding glutathione S-transferase 3, which yields MSTKPKLYYFDGRGKMESIRWLLAAAGVEFEEEFLETRDQYEKLLQGGSLLFQQVPMVEIDGMKMVQTRAILSYIAAKYNLYGKDLKERALIDMYVGGTDDLMGFILMFPFLSAEDKEKQRALIIQKATSRYFPVYEQVLKDHGQDFLVGNNFSWADVHLLEAILMVEEKKSDVLSGFPQLQAFKARISSIPAIKKFLEPGSQRKPVPDDKYVETVRRVLCMYYDVKAN from the exons ATgtccacaaaaccaaaactttacTACTTTGATGGAAGAGGCAAGATGGAATCGATTCGTTGgttgctggctgcagctggggttGAG TTTGAAGAAGAGTTTTTGGAAACCCGAGACCAGTATGAGAAACTCCTACAAG GTGGATCCCTGCTGTTTCAGCAGGTGCCCATGGTGGAGATTGATGGGATGAAGATGGTGCAGACCAGAGCCATCCTCAGCTACATTGCAGCAAAGTACAACCTCTATGGGAAGGACCTGAAGGAAAGAGCCTT GATTGATATGTATGTTGGAGGAACTGATGACCTTATGGGCTTCATTTTGATGTTCCCTTTCTTATCAGCAGAGGATAAAGAGAAACAACGTGCTTTAATAATTCAAAAGGCGACAAGCAGGTATTTCCCAGTGTATGAACAG GTTTTGAAAGACCATGGGCAGGACTTCCTTGTTGGCAACAATTTTAGCTGGGCAGATGTTCATCTTCTTGAAGCCATTTTAATGGTAGAAGAGAAGAAGTCAGATGTGCTCTCAGGCTTTCCTCAGTTACAG GCATTTAAAGCAAGGATAAGCAGCATCCCCGCAATCAAGAAATTTCTGGAGCCAGGAAGCCAGAGGAAACCTGTTCCTGATGATAAATATGTGGAGACTGTCAGGAGAGTTCTCTGCATGTATTATGATGTAAAAGCAAATTAG